From the Musa acuminata AAA Group cultivar baxijiao chromosome BXJ3-7, Cavendish_Baxijiao_AAA, whole genome shotgun sequence genome, one window contains:
- the LOC135643465 gene encoding phospho-2-dehydro-3-deoxyheptonate aldolase 2, chloroplastic-like, translating to MALASGSSLLPRHHPLPCSSSAGGQAYLPSLVRAGQRRAPSRPISAVHAAEPAKNPVKTKEPAPVTETKPGKWSVDSWKAKKAIQLPEYPDKAELESVLRTIENFPPIVFAGEARHLEERLADAALGKAFLLQGGDCAESFKEFNANNIRDTFRILLQMGAVLMFGGQLPVVKVGRMAGQFAKPRSEPFEEKDGVKLPSYRGDNINGDAFNEKSRVPDPQRMIRAYCQAAATLNLLRAFATGGYAAMQRVTQWNLDFTEHSEQGDRYQELAHRVDEALGFMAAAGLTMDHPIMTTTEFWTSHECLLLPYEQSLTREDSTSGLYYDCSAHFLWVGERTRQLDGAHVEFLRGIANPLGIKVSDKMDPKELVKLVEILNPQNKPGRITVIARMGADKMRVKLPHLIRAVRGAGQIVTWVSDPMHGNTIKAPCGLKTRPFDSILAEVRAFFDVHEQEGSHPGGVHLEMTGQNVTECIGGSRNVTFDDLSSRYHTHCDPRLNASQSLELAFIIAERLRKRRIASRPLNQVSSLPSLGL from the exons ATGGCCCTCGCCAGCGGCTCTTCCCTCCTCCCCCGCCATCATCCGCTCCCGTGTTCGTCCTCGGCCGGCGGCCAGGCTTACCTCCCATCCCTTGTTCGCGCCGGCCAGAGAAGGGCCCCTTCCCGCCCCATTTCCGCCGTCCACGCTGCGGAACCCGCCAAGAACCCGGTCAAGACCAAGGAACCGGCGCCGGTGACGGAGACGAAGCCGGGGAAATGGTCGGTGGACAGTTGGAAGGCCAAGAAGGCTATCCAACTGCCGGAGTATCCCGACAAGGCTGAGCTGGAGTCGGTTCTGCGAACGATCGAGAACTTCCCGCCGATCGTGTTCGCCGGAGAGGCCCGCCACCTGGAGGAGCGCCTCGCCGACGCTGCCCTCGGCAAGGCGTTCCTCCTCCAGGGGGGCGATTGCGCCGAGAGCTTCAAGGAGTTCAATGCCAACAACATCCGGGACACCTTCCGGATCCTCCTCCAGATGGGCGCCGTCCTCATGTTCGGTGGTCAGTTGCCTGTCGTCAAG GTGGGGAGAATGGCGGGACAATTCGCGAAGCCGAGGTCGGAGCCGTTCGAGGAGAAGGACGGGGTGAAGCTGCCCAGCTACAGAGGGGACAACATCAACGGCGACGCGTTCAACGAGAAGTCGAGGGTTCCCGACCCGCAGAGAATGATCCGGGCATACTGCCAGGCGGCGGCGACGCTCAATCTGCTCCGGGCGTTCGCCACCGGTGGCTACGCCGCCATGCAGCGCGTCACACAGTGGAACCTCGATTTCACTGAGCACAGCGAACAGGGAGACAG GTATCAGGAGCTGGCTCACCGGGTGGATGAGGCCCTTGGGTTCATGGCTGCAGCTGGGCTCACTATGGACCATCCTATCATGACAACCACTGAGTTTTGGACCTCCCATGAGTGCCTGCTTCTCCCCTATGAGCAGTCCCTCACCCGTGAGGACTCCACCTCTGGTCTCTACTATGACTGCTCTGCTCACTTCCTCTGGGTCGGTGAGCGTACACGCCAACTCGATGGTGCCCATGTCGAGTTTCTCCGTGGCATTGCCAACCCTCTTGGGATCAAG GTAAGTGACAAGATGGACCCTAAGGAGCTTGTGAAGCTGGTTGAGATCTTGAACCCTCAGAACAAGCCGGGGAGGATCACTGTGATAGCAAGGATGGGGGCAGATAAAATGAGAGTGAAACTCCCTCATCTGATTCGGGCGGTCCGGGGGGCTGGACAGATTGTAACCTGGGTCAGTGACCCCATGCACGGGAACACCATCAAGGCCCCTTGTGGTCTCAAGACTCGACCTTTCGATTCAATTCTG GCTGAGGTTCGGGCATTCTTTGATGTCCATGAGCAAGAAGGAAGCCACCCTGGAGGTGTGCACCTGGAGATGACCGGGCAGAACGTGactgaatgcattggtggatcacGGAATGTCACCTTCGACGACTTGTCTTCGCGCTACCACACTCATTGTGACCCTAGGCTGAATGCCTCTCAGTCTCTTGAACTTGCCTTCATCATCGCTGAGCGACTAAGAAAGAGAAGGATTGCGTCAAGGCCCCTTAACCAGGTCAGCTCCTTGCCCTCCCTGGGTCTTTGA